In Spiroplasma clarkii, the DNA window GAATATTAAAAAAATTAATGGTATGCTTATTGAGTGGTTATTTTAAAAAAGCTAAATAACGTCATATTTTGTAAATACAGTAAAATTAAGTTATAGACCTTGTATTCTTGCATAAGCAAATTGCGAGAAGGGGATACATAACCATAACTTCTTGTTACTAATAACCACACTTAAGGCACAGAATTGTGCCTTTTTTTGCTTTTCCACATTTAAATTTTTCCCACAAATACCTTGTCTTAATCAAGTTTTGGACTACACTTATACTTTACAAATACGTAATTAAAATATATAATAATTTTTGGCAGGTAAATCGAAAGGATTATTTAATGATACAAATTAGCAATCTTACAAAAAAATATGGAGACAAAGAAGTTCTTAAAGAACTAGAGTTAAAAATTGAAAAAGGAACAAGTGTTGCAATTTTGGGTGCTAATGGTGCGGGAAAAACTACACTTGTAGAAATCATTGGAGGAATTCAGAACAAGACAAGTGGCGAAATTATTTTTTCAAAAAACATCAATGAACGGATAGGAATTCAATTTCAAGAAGGTGTTTGACCACCAAAAACAAGAGCTTTAGATTTAATTAAATTTTTTAAAGGCAAAAAATGAAAAGAAGACCAATACACAATGGAGATTTTTGAAGTTTTTGAAATTGAGAAAATTTTAAAAGAAGACATCACTAAGCTATCAGCAGGTCAAAAACAGAGATTTAATTGTTTTTTAGCAATAATTAATAAGCCAACACTTTTGATATTAGATGAGTTAATTACAGGGTTAGATATTAAGATGCAAATTAAAATCTTAAACTATATTAACAATTTACGAAAAAGGGATAAAATCACTCTTTTAATAATTTCACATATTCCAGATGAGATTGAGCAGCTTTGTGAAAGAATTATCTTGTTAAAAGATGGTAAAGTGGTTGAAAACAAAACAACCCAAGAAGTTATTAAGCAAAATGGATCTGTAAGAAAATACATGGAGGAATTTTTCAACAATGATAAAAGTTAAAAGTGAATTGA includes these proteins:
- a CDS encoding ABC transporter ATP-binding protein; translated protein: MIQISNLTKKYGDKEVLKELELKIEKGTSVAILGANGAGKTTLVEIIGGIQNKTSGEIIFSKNINERIGIQFQEGVWPPKTRALDLIKFFKGKKWKEDQYTMEIFEVFEIEKILKEDITKLSAGQKQRFNCFLAIINKPTLLILDELITGLDIKMQIKILNYINNLRKRDKITLLIISHIPDEIEQLCERIILLKDGKVVENKTTQEVIKQNGSVRKYMEEFFNNDKS